The proteins below come from a single Branchiostoma floridae strain S238N-H82 chromosome 5, Bfl_VNyyK, whole genome shotgun sequence genomic window:
- the LOC118416703 gene encoding pre-rRNA-processing protein TSR1 homolog, which yields MAPMEHRHRPGPLKQDNKSHKTGRHRTKGQIDKEYKGRVPVKAGTKRVKREKTKADKRHHAMQKRQKSREEVFMQKRTLGGATGPPHTVVIVPLCDDVSSEEALTELLGCDDTAVVYTTQDNKIVNMSVPRHKHRFTFLTPPRNNIGAILDAAKAADTLLLLLSPTRATDELGEHCLTCLFAQGLPTPVLVTRGINNLPVKKRNDAKRSVNKAMERRFPDEKVHTLDSQQDAALVLRHVTNQKQRRLKLRDHRPYLLAQNVSYQEEEESPTHGTLKLTGYLRGCPLSVNGLVHLPGYGDFQMTQIDLTPDPHPLQKQTDKKKQKDAMDTESPSSTCMEQDVQVLARADPSRQESLQAEVVPDPMEGEQTWPTEEEIREAEAALKEKIKTVKKVPKGTSDYQAAWIVDSEDEGDNAEEESDSDSDDDAMMEAVEEEEDEEEAGSIAATEDYEEMSLAGEDRDAKYDAGFDAEEEEEMLQKYKDERQDQMFPDEVDTPMDALARIRFQKYRGLKSFRTSPWDPKENLPLDFARIFQFESFKRTAKRVLTADRDDTDAAMPGWYITIHVANVPKTFIESYSPSHPLVVYGLLQHEQKMSVVHFLVKRHSGNTEPIKSKERMIFHVGYRRFAACPVYSQHTLGNKHKFERFLRSEGTSVATVYAPIMFPPASVLMFKEYPDGSQSLVATGSLLSVNPDRVVAKRIVLSGHPFKINRRLAVVRYMFFNREDIMWFKPVELRTKWGRRGHIKEPIGTHGHMKCFFDGQLKSQDTVLMNLYKRVYPKWTYDPEVNMPPPEQPLTSEVTSVEEEMG from the exons ATGGCACCCATGGAACACAGACATCGCCCCGGTCCGCTGAAACAGGACAACAAATCTCACAAAACCGGGCGTCACCGCACCAAGGGGCAGATAGACAAGGAGTATAAAG GTCGTGTACCAGTAAAGGCAGGGACAAAAAGAGTGAAACGGGAGAAGACCAAGGCAGACAAGAGACATCAT GCAATGCAAAAGCGTCAGAAAAGTAGGGAAGAGGTATTCATGCAGAAAAGAACTCTGGGAGGAGCCACAGGGCCACCACATACTGTG gtGATTGTCCCCCTGTGTGATGATGTGAGTTCTGAGGAGGCGTTAACAGAGCTGCTGGGGTGTGATGACACAGCAGTGGTGTACACAACACAAGACAACAAGATTGTCAACATGTCCGTACCACGACATAAACACAGATTCACCTTCCTCACTCCCCCCAGGAACAACATTGGAGCAATACTGGATGCTGCTAAG GCTGCTGATACCCTGTTGTTACTTCTCTCCCCGACCCGAGCAACTGATGAGTTAGGGGAGCACTGTCTGACCTGCCTGTTTGCACAAGGACTCCCTACACCTGTCTTAGTCACACGG GGAATTAATAACTTGCCTGTGAAGAAGAGAAATGATGCTAAGAGAAGTGTTAACAAGGCCATGGAGAGAAGATTTCCTGACGAAAAAGTTCACACACTAGATTCTCAACAG GATGCAGCTTTGGTACTGAGACATGTGACCAATCAGAAGCAGCGTAGACTGAAGCTGCGTGACCACCGGCCGTACCTGCTGGCTCAGAATGTCAGTTACCAAGAGGAAGAGGAG TCCCCTACACATGGGACACTGAAGCTGACAGGCTACTTGAGAGGCTGCCCCCTCTCTGTGAATGGACTGGTCCATCTTCCTGGTTATGGTGACTTCCAGATGACCCAGATTGACCTTACCCCTGACCCTCACCCCTTgcagaaacagacagacaagaaGAAGCAAAAAGATGCCATG GACACAGAGTCCCCATCCTCCACATGTATGGAGCAGGATGTGCAGGTCCTCGCCAGGGCTGACCCCAGCAGACAGGAGTCCCTGCAGGCTGAGGTGGTGCCTGACCCCATGGAGGGGGAACAGACATGGCCCACAGAGGAGGAGATCAGGGAAGCTGAGG CTGCCTTGAAAGAGAAGATCAAGACGGTGAAGAAAGTTCCCAAGGGAACCTCAGACTACCAGGCTGCCTGGATTGTGGATAGTGAAGATGAGGGAGACAATGCAGAG GAGGAGTCAGACTCAGACTCAGATGATGATGCCATGATGGAGGCtgtggaagaagaggaagatgaagaggaGGCTGGGAGTATTGCTGCTACTGAGGACTATGAGGAG ATGAGCCTGGCTGGAGAAGACAGAGATGCCAAGTACGATGCAGGGTTTGAtgctgaggaggaggaggagatgcTGCAGAAGTACAAGGACGAGCGGCAGGACCAGATGTTCCCAGATGAGGTGGACACGCCCATGGACGCCTTAGCTAGGATCAGGTTCCAGAA GTACAGAGGCCTGAAGAGTTTCCGTACGTCCCCCTGGGACCCCAAGGAGAACCTTCCGCTAGACTTCGCCAGGATTTTCCAGTTTGAAAGCTTTAAGCGGACAGCCAAACGGGTCCTGACTGCAGACAGAGATGACACTGATGCTGCCATG CCTGGCTGGTACATCACTATTCATGTAGCAAATGTGCCAAAGACATTCATAG AGAGCTacagcccctcccaccccctGGTTGTGTATGGTCTACTGCAGCATGAACAGAAG ATGTCAGTGGTGCACTTCCTTGTCAAGAGGCATTCTGGGAACACAGAGCCAATCAAGTCTAAG GAGAGAATGATCTTCCATGTGGGTTACCGCAGGTTTGCAGCCTGTCCTGTTTACTCCCAACACACTCTGGGCAACAAACACAAG TTTGAGCGTTTCCTGCGGAGTGAGGGGACGTCCGTTGCCACGGTGTACGCGCCCATCATGTTCCCTCCTGCCTCCGTCCTCATGTTTAAGGAGTACCCTGATG GTTCCCAGTCTCTGGTGGCGACAGGTTCCCTCCTGAGTGTTAACCCAGACCGTGTGGTCGCCAAGCGGATCGTACTGAGCGGCCATCCCTTCAAGATCAACAGGAGGCTGGCAGTGGTTAGATACATGTTCTTCAACAGAG AGGATATCATGTGGTTTAAGCCAGTGGAGTTGAGGACCAAGTGGGGAAGAAGAGGGCATATCAAAGAGCCTATTG GTACTCATGGGCACATGAAGTGCTTTTTTGACGGCCAGTTGAAGTCCCAGGACACTGTGCTGATGAACCTGTACAAACGTGTGTACCCCAAGTGGACCTATGACCCAGAGGTCAACATGCCTCCACCTGAGCAACCTCTGACCTCAGAGGTCACCAGTGTGGAGGAAGAAATGGGATAA
- the LOC118416712 gene encoding alpha-amylase 1-like, translating to MRLIIILSLFAGTLAQWGANMENGRTTLVHLFEWRWADIAAECERFLGPNGFGAVQVSPPSENAVKSGRPWWERYQPVSYQLQTRSGSDAEFRDMVKRCNDVGVRIYVDAVINHMAAGSGSGTAGSSYNGEDFPGVYSAFDFNDGNCNSGSGNIENYMDVNQVRNCKLVGLPDLNLGSDYVRGKIAGYMNKLIDAGVAGFRVDACKHMWPGDLQAISGRLHDLSTNFFAANTRPYIVQEVIDVGGGEPITSGQYQHLGRVTEFKYSKFIGEVFRKWNNQKLSYFSNWGEGWGMLPSGSSLVFVDNHDNQRGHGAGGASIITFRDSKLYKMANAFMLAHPYGNPRVMSSFYFDSHATDQGPPNSNGNTNGVTINSDGTCGGGWMCEHRWRQIKNMAQFRNVVHGESLQNWWSNGNNQIAFSRGNKGFIVINNDGYNMNEWLQTGMPAGDYCDVISGDKHNGHCSGTTITVGGDGRGHFHISSHADDGVIAIHQGSKL from the exons ATGAGGCTCATCATCATCCTGTCGCTGTTTGCTGGTACTCTGGCCCAGTGGGGCGCGAACATGGAGAATGGACGTACCACTCTTGTGCACCTGTTCGAGTGGAGGTGGGCGGACATCGCAGCGGAATGTGAGCGTTTCCTGGGGCCCAACGGCTTCGGTGCTGTACAG GTCTCGCCTCCAAGCGAGAACGCGGTGAAAAGTGGTCGTCCGTGGTGGGAGCGTTACCAGCCGGTCAGCTACCAGCTGCAGACCCGCAGTGGAAGCGATGCTGAGTTCAGGGACATGGTGAAGAGGTGTAACGATGTCGGCGTCAG AATTTACGTGGATGCCGTGATCAACCATATGGCAGCTGGGTCAGGTTCTGGTACAGCAGGCTCTTCTTACAACGGAGAAGACTTCCCCGGGGTCTACAGTGCCTTTGACTTCAACGACGGCAATTGCAACTCCGGAAGCGGAAACATTGAGAACTATATGGATGTTAACCAG GTCCGTAACTGTAAGCTGGTTGGTTTACCAGATTTGAACTTGGGATCCGATTACGTCAGGGGCAAG aTCGCAGGATACATGAACAAGCTCATCGACGCCGGTGTTGCCGGGTTCCGAGTGGACGCGTGTAAGCACATGTGGCCGGGTGACCTGCAGGCCATCTCCGGCAGACTGCACGATCTTTCCACCAACTTCTTTGCCGCCAACACTCGGCCTTACATCGTCCAG GAGGTGATTGACGTTGGGGGCGGTGAGCCCATCACATCGGGCCAGTACCAACACCTTGGCCGCGTCACTGAGTTCAAGTACTCCAAGTTCATCGGAGAGGTCTTCAGGAAGTGGAACAACCAGAAGCTGAGCTACTTCTCCAACTGGG GCGAAGGTTGGGGCATGCTGCCTTCTGGGAGTTCTCTTGTTTTCGTGGATAACCATGACAACCAGCGTGGCCACGGTGCCGGCGGTGCCAGCATCATTACATTCAGAGACTCCAAACTCTACAAG ATGGCCAATGCTTTCATGTTGGCCCATCCTTACGGCAACCCTCGTGTGATGTCCAGCTTCTATTTCGACTCTCACGCCACTGACCAAGGTCCTCCCAACAGTAACGGAAACACCAACGGCGTCACCATCAACTCTGACGGCACCTGTGGAGGTGGCTGGATGTGTGAGCACAG GTGGCGCCAGATTAAGAACATGGCGCAGTTCCGTAACGTGGTCCACGGTGAGAGTTTGCAGAACTGGTGGAGTAACGGGAACAACCAGATCGCCTTCTCACGTGGCAACAAGGGCTTCATCGTCATCAACAACGATGGCTATAACATGAACGAGTGGCTGCAAACAG GCATGCCAGCCGGAGATTACTGTGATGTCATTTCCGGCGACAAGCACAACGGCCACTGCTCGGGCACGACCATTACAGTAGGAGGGGACGGACGGGGGCATTTCCACATCTCCAGCCATGCTGATGATGGTGTCATTGCCATCCACCAGGGTTCTAAGCTGTAG
- the LOC118416713 gene encoding alpha-amylase 1-like, translating into MKLIIVLSLFLGALAQWDPNNVSGRHTAVHLFEWRWADIAAECERFLGPYGFGAVQVSPASENRVSWGRPWWERYQPVSYQLQTRSGSEAEFRDMVKRCNAAGVRIYVDAVFNHMAEGSGYGTAGSSYNGLDFPGIYSAFDFNDAKCHTASGGIESYNDANQVRNCKLQGMADLNQGSEYVRGKISEYLNKLIDAGVAGFRVDACKHMWPGDLQAISGRLHDLSTEYFPAGTRPFFVQEVIDVGGGEPITSDQYQHVGRVTEFKYSKFIGEVFRKWNNQKLSYFSTWGEGWGMLPSTSALVFVDNHDNQRGHGAGGASIITFRDSKLYKMANAFMMAHPYGYTRLMSSYYFDPHATDQGPPSTNENTNGVTINSDSTCGGDWICEHRWRQIRNMVQFRNVVTGQSLQNWWSNGNNQIAFSRGNKGFIVINNDDWNMNEWLQTGMPAGDYCDVISGDKHNGHCTGTTITVGGDGRGHFHISSHADDGVIAIHQGSKL; encoded by the exons ATGAAGCTCATCATCGTCCTGTCACTGTTTTTGGGTGCTCTGGCACAGTGGGACCCAAACAACGTGTCCGGGCGACACACGGCCGTGCACCTGTTTGAGTGGAGGTGGGCGGACATCGCAGCCGAGTGCGAGCGTTTCCTGGGGCCCTACGGCTTCGGTGCAGTGCAG GTGTCTCCTGCAAGCGAGAACCGTGTGTCCTGGGGCCGTCCGTGGTGGGAGCGCTACCAGCCGGTCAGCTACCAGCTGCAGACCCGCAGTGGGAGCGAGGCGGAGTTCAGGGACATGGTGAAGAGGTGTAACGCTGCGGGCGTCAG AATTTACGTCGATGCTGTGTTCAACCATATGGCAGAGGGGTCAGGGTATGGTACAGCTGGGTCCAGCTACAATGGGTTGGATTTCCCGGGTATCTACAGTGCCTTTGACTTCAATGATGCCAAGTGCCACACCGCAAGTGGAGGCATTGAAAGCTATAACGATGCCAACCAG GTCCGTAACTGCAAGCTGCAAGGAATGGCAGATCTTAACCAGGGCTCCGAATACGTCAGGGGAAAG ATCTCAGAGTACCTGAACAAGCTCATCGACGCCGGTGTTGCTGGGTTCCGAGTGGACGCGTGTAAGCACATGTGGCCGGGTGACCTGCAGGCCATCTCCGGCAGACTGCACGATCTTTCCACGGAGTACTTTCCCGCGGGTACTCGACCTTTCTTTGTCCAG GAAGTGATTGACGTTGGGGGCGGTGAGCCCATCACATCCGACCAGTACCAACACGTCGGCCGCGTCACCGAGTTCAAGTACTCAAAGTTCATCGGAGAGGTGTTCAGGAAGTGGAACAACCAGAAGCTGAGCTACTTTTCTACCTGGG gAGAAGGTTGGGGCATGCTGCCTTCTACTAGTGCTCTAGTCTTCGTGGATAACCATGACAACCAGCGTGGCCACGGTGCCGGCGGTGCCAGCATCATTACATTCAGAGACTCCAAACTTTACAAG ATGGCCAATGCCTTCATGATGGCCCATCCGTACGGCTACACACGTCTGATGTCCAGCTACTATTTCGACCCTCACGCCACTGACCAAGGTCCTCCCAGTACCAATGAAAACACCAACGGCGTCACCATCAACTCTGACAGCACCTGTGGAGGAGACTGGATATGTGAACACAG GTGGCGGCAGATTAGAAACATGGTGCAGTTCCGTAACGTGGTGACCGGACAGAGTCTGCAGAACTGGTGGAGTAACGGGAACAACCAGATCGCCTTCTCACGTGGCAACAAGGGCTTCATCGTCATCAACAACGATGACTGGAACATGAACGAGTGGCTGCAAACAG gcATGCCAGCCGGAGATtactgtgacgtcatttccggcGACAAGCACAACGGCCACTGCACTGGCACGACCATTACAGTAGGAGGGGACGGACGGGGGCATTTCCACATCTCCAGCCATGCTGATGATGGTGTCATTGCCATCCACCAGGGTTCTAAGCTGTAA